A genomic segment from Nicotiana tabacum cultivar K326 chromosome 7, ASM71507v2, whole genome shotgun sequence encodes:
- the LOC107760206 gene encoding acylamino-acid-releasing enzyme isoform X4 has product MENADSSPLKRFPLGLDETTEEEYASQSTLLQDFASIPTIDKAWTFTSTSGSQCMFSVSQPNLLANKNRKYILSSHISKGSTNDVSFQWDAFPIETSSGSIMVPSPSGSKLLVVRNPENDSPTKFEIWGPSRVEKEFHVPLSAHGSVYSDGWFEGISWNDDENFIAYVAEEPAPSKSVFTHLGYKKGNSTDKECGSWKGQGDWEEDWGETYPGKREPAIFVIDVNSGEVHPVEGTRKLSVGQVVWAPASGGLQQYLVFVGWPSDTRKLGIKYCYNRPCALYAVRSPFSKSEDHKSGTNASEEAFPVKLTQRISSAFFPRFSPDGKALVFLSAKSSVDSWVHSATQSLHRIAWSLDVKPSPDADIVDVVPVVMCPEDGCFPGLYCFNLLTKPWLSDGYTMILSSVWGSTEVILSVNVLSGKVSSISPENSNFSWSVLALDGNNIVAVCSSPTDVPEIKYGSLVVKSSAEASWSWLDISSPIYRCSEKVISLLSSRQFSIIKIPVRDDSGNLTKGAGNPYEAIFVSSKSKSHNLCDPLIVVLHGGPHFISLSSFSKSLAFLSSIGYSLLIVNYRGSLGFGEEALQSLPGKIGSQDVNDVLAAIDHVVNMGLADPAKIAVLGGSHGGFLTTHLIGQAPDKFAAAATRNPVCSLPLMVGTADIPDWCYAETFGKQGKSMYTEAPSSEHLAVFHSKSPISHISKVKTPILFLLGAKDLRVPICTGLQYARALKEKGTEVKVLVFREDNHAIDRDFIHSSTLTCKKKMK; this is encoded by the exons ATGGAAAATGCTGATTCCAGCCCTCTCAAAAGATTCCCCCTGGGTTTGGATGAAACTACTGAAGAAGAATACGCTTCTCAGTCTACTTTGCTCCAAGATTTTGCTAGCATCCCTACCATTGACAAGGCATGGACTTTCACATCTACCAGTG GTTCCCAGTGTATGTTCTCAGTTAGCCAGCCAAATCTCCTTGCCAACAAAAACAGGAAATACATATTATCTAGTCATATTTCGAAGGGAAGTACAAATGATGTAAGCTTTCAATGGGATGCCTTCCCTATTGAGACGTCTAGTGGGTCGATAATGGTTCCATCACCTTCAGGTTCAAAGCTTCTTGTTGTTAGAAATCCTGAAAATGATTCTCCAACCAAATTCGAGATTTGGGGTCCATCTCGAGTCGAGAAGGAGTTCCATGTCCCGCTCTCTGCCCATGGCTCGGTGTATTCGGATGGATG GTTTGAGGGAATTTCTTGGAATGATGATGAGAACTTTATTGCATACGTTGCTGAGGAGCCGGCTCCCTCTAAGTCAGTGTTTACTCATTTAGGGTACAAGAAAGGGAATTCTACAGATAAGGAATGTGGTAGCTGGAAAGGTCAAGGTGATTGGGAAGAGGATTGGGGGGAAACTTACCCTGGAAAAAGAGAACCTGCTATTTTCGTTATCGATGTTAACAG TGGAGAAGTACATCCTGTTGAAGGAACAAGGAAGCTTAGTGTTGGACAAGTTGTGTGGGCTCCAGCTTCTGGAGGCTTGCAACAATATCTGGTTTTTGTTGGGTGGCCATCAGATACTAGAAAGTTGGGCATTAAGTATTGCTATAATAGGCCGTGTGCCTTGTACGCGGTTAGATCTCCATTTTCAAAATCAGAAGATCACAAATCTGG AACTAATGCAAGTGAAGAAGCATTTCCTGTTAAGCTGACACAAAGAATAAGTAGTGCATTCTTTCCTCGTTTCAG CCCAGATGGAAAGGCCCTTGTGTTTCTGTCTGCAAAAAGCTCCGTAGACTCTTGGGTACATTCTGCAACTCAATCACTTCATAGAATTGCTTGGTCGCTAGATGTAAAGCCAAGTCCAGATGCTGATATTGTTGATGTG GTTCCTGTTGTGATGTGCCCTGAAGACGGCTGTTTCCCTGGCCTTTACTGTTTTAATCTTCTAACTAAACCTTGGCTTTCTGATGGATAtaccatgattttatcttctgtCTGGGGAAGCACTGAAGTTATACTTTCAGTGAATGTGTTGAG TGGAAAGGTGTCAAGCATTAGCCCAGAAAATTCGAACTTTTCTTGGAGCGTGCTTGCACTAGATGGCAATAACATAGTTGCTG TCTGTAGCAGTCCCACTGATGTTCCTGAAATCAAGTACGGTAGCCTTGTCGTAAAATCATCTGCGGAGGCCTCATGGAGTTGGCTAGATATTTCAAGTCCCATATATAGATGCTCTGAAAAG GTTATTTCTCTGCTGTCATCCCGCCAATTTAGTATTATTAAAATTCCAGTCAGAGATGACTCCGGGAACCTTACAAAAG GTGCCGGCAACCCATATGAGGCTATCTTCGTATCCTCCAAGTCTAAGAGCCATAATCTGTGCGATCCGCTAATCGTTGTCCTTCATGGGGGTCCCCACTTCATTTCATTGTCAAGCTTCTCCAAGTCCTTAGCTTTCCTTTCCTCAATTGGTTATAGCTTGTTGATTGTTAATTATAG AGGCTCCTTGGGATTTGGTGAAGAAGCACTGCAATCTCTTCCAGGGAAAATTGGATCACAA GATGTTAATGATGTGCTAGCTGCTATAGATCATGTCGTTAATATGGGACTCGCAGATCCAGCTAAAATAGCTGTGCTTGGTGGTTCCCATGGTGGATTCTTGACAACGCACTTGATCGGCCAG GCGCCAGATAAATTTGCTGCAGCAGCTACAAGGAATCCCGTTTGCAGCCTCCCGTTGATGGTTGGTACAGCTGATATCCCTGATTGGTGCTATGCGGAGACATTTGGAAAACAGGGAAAATCGATGTATACTGAAGCTCCTTCATCTGAACACCTTGCTGTCTTTCACAGCAAATCACCGATATCACACATCTCCAAG GTCAAAACTCCTATACTCTTCCTGTTAGGTGCCAAGGACCTCCGTGTACCAATATGTACAGGATTGCAA TATGCACGTGCATTGAAGGAGAAAGGAACTGAGGTCAAAGTGCTGGTATTTCGTGAGGACAATCACGCAATTGATAG AGATTTCATACATTCCTCCACTCTCACTTgcaagaagaagatgaagtga
- the LOC107760206 gene encoding acylamino-acid-releasing enzyme isoform X2, which produces MGLLPKYQLPIDFRLMQGLNRQEEMAKGAQAPEDKRRLSSCSAMENADSSPLKRFPLGLDETTEEEYASQSTLLQDFASIPTIDKAWTFTSTSGSQCMFSVSQPNLLANKNRKYILSSHISKGSTNDVSFQWDAFPIETSSGSIMVPSPSGSKLLVVRNPENDSPTKFEIWGPSRVEKEFHVPLSAHGSVYSDGWFEGISWNDDENFIAYVAEEPAPSKSVFTHLGYKKGNSTDKECGSWKGQGDWEEDWGETYPGKREPAIFVIDVNSGEVHPVEGTRKLSVGQVVWAPASGGLQQYLVFVGWPSDTRKLGIKYCYNRPCALYAVRSPFSKSEDHKSGTNASEEAFPVKLTQRISSAFFPRFSPDGKALVFLSAKSSVDSWVHSATQSLHRIAWSLDVKPSPDADIVDVVPVVMCPEDGCFPGLYCFNLLTKPWLSDGYTMILSSVWGSTEVILSVNVLSGKVSSISPENSNFSWSVLALDGNNIVAVCSSPTDVPEIKYGSLVVKSSAEASWSWLDISSPIYRCSEKVISLLSSRQFSIIKIPVRDDSGNLTKGAGNPYEAIFVSSKSKSHNLCDPLIVVLHGGPHFISLSSFSKSLAFLSSIGYSLLIVNYRGSLGFGEEALQSLPGKIGSQDVNDVLAAIDHVVNMGLADPAKIAVLGGSHGGFLTTHLIGQAPDKFAAAATRNPVCSLPLMVGTADIPDWCYAETFGKQGKSMYTEAPSSEHLAVFHSKSPISHISKVKTPILFLLGAKDLRVPICTGLQYARALKEKGTEVKVLVFREDNHAIDRDFIHSSTLTCKKKMK; this is translated from the exons ATGGGGCTTCTTCCTAAATATCAATTACCAATAGATTTCAGACTGATGCAAGGCTTGAATAGACAGGAAGAGATGGCTAAAGGAGCCCAAGCCCCGGAAGACAA ACGACGTTTGTCCTCTTGCTCGGCAATGGAAAATGCTGATTCCAGCCCTCTCAAAAGATTCCCCCTGGGTTTGGATGAAACTACTGAAGAAGAATACGCTTCTCAGTCTACTTTGCTCCAAGATTTTGCTAGCATCCCTACCATTGACAAGGCATGGACTTTCACATCTACCAGTG GTTCCCAGTGTATGTTCTCAGTTAGCCAGCCAAATCTCCTTGCCAACAAAAACAGGAAATACATATTATCTAGTCATATTTCGAAGGGAAGTACAAATGATGTAAGCTTTCAATGGGATGCCTTCCCTATTGAGACGTCTAGTGGGTCGATAATGGTTCCATCACCTTCAGGTTCAAAGCTTCTTGTTGTTAGAAATCCTGAAAATGATTCTCCAACCAAATTCGAGATTTGGGGTCCATCTCGAGTCGAGAAGGAGTTCCATGTCCCGCTCTCTGCCCATGGCTCGGTGTATTCGGATGGATG GTTTGAGGGAATTTCTTGGAATGATGATGAGAACTTTATTGCATACGTTGCTGAGGAGCCGGCTCCCTCTAAGTCAGTGTTTACTCATTTAGGGTACAAGAAAGGGAATTCTACAGATAAGGAATGTGGTAGCTGGAAAGGTCAAGGTGATTGGGAAGAGGATTGGGGGGAAACTTACCCTGGAAAAAGAGAACCTGCTATTTTCGTTATCGATGTTAACAG TGGAGAAGTACATCCTGTTGAAGGAACAAGGAAGCTTAGTGTTGGACAAGTTGTGTGGGCTCCAGCTTCTGGAGGCTTGCAACAATATCTGGTTTTTGTTGGGTGGCCATCAGATACTAGAAAGTTGGGCATTAAGTATTGCTATAATAGGCCGTGTGCCTTGTACGCGGTTAGATCTCCATTTTCAAAATCAGAAGATCACAAATCTGG AACTAATGCAAGTGAAGAAGCATTTCCTGTTAAGCTGACACAAAGAATAAGTAGTGCATTCTTTCCTCGTTTCAG CCCAGATGGAAAGGCCCTTGTGTTTCTGTCTGCAAAAAGCTCCGTAGACTCTTGGGTACATTCTGCAACTCAATCACTTCATAGAATTGCTTGGTCGCTAGATGTAAAGCCAAGTCCAGATGCTGATATTGTTGATGTG GTTCCTGTTGTGATGTGCCCTGAAGACGGCTGTTTCCCTGGCCTTTACTGTTTTAATCTTCTAACTAAACCTTGGCTTTCTGATGGATAtaccatgattttatcttctgtCTGGGGAAGCACTGAAGTTATACTTTCAGTGAATGTGTTGAG TGGAAAGGTGTCAAGCATTAGCCCAGAAAATTCGAACTTTTCTTGGAGCGTGCTTGCACTAGATGGCAATAACATAGTTGCTG TCTGTAGCAGTCCCACTGATGTTCCTGAAATCAAGTACGGTAGCCTTGTCGTAAAATCATCTGCGGAGGCCTCATGGAGTTGGCTAGATATTTCAAGTCCCATATATAGATGCTCTGAAAAG GTTATTTCTCTGCTGTCATCCCGCCAATTTAGTATTATTAAAATTCCAGTCAGAGATGACTCCGGGAACCTTACAAAAG GTGCCGGCAACCCATATGAGGCTATCTTCGTATCCTCCAAGTCTAAGAGCCATAATCTGTGCGATCCGCTAATCGTTGTCCTTCATGGGGGTCCCCACTTCATTTCATTGTCAAGCTTCTCCAAGTCCTTAGCTTTCCTTTCCTCAATTGGTTATAGCTTGTTGATTGTTAATTATAG AGGCTCCTTGGGATTTGGTGAAGAAGCACTGCAATCTCTTCCAGGGAAAATTGGATCACAA GATGTTAATGATGTGCTAGCTGCTATAGATCATGTCGTTAATATGGGACTCGCAGATCCAGCTAAAATAGCTGTGCTTGGTGGTTCCCATGGTGGATTCTTGACAACGCACTTGATCGGCCAG GCGCCAGATAAATTTGCTGCAGCAGCTACAAGGAATCCCGTTTGCAGCCTCCCGTTGATGGTTGGTACAGCTGATATCCCTGATTGGTGCTATGCGGAGACATTTGGAAAACAGGGAAAATCGATGTATACTGAAGCTCCTTCATCTGAACACCTTGCTGTCTTTCACAGCAAATCACCGATATCACACATCTCCAAG GTCAAAACTCCTATACTCTTCCTGTTAGGTGCCAAGGACCTCCGTGTACCAATATGTACAGGATTGCAA TATGCACGTGCATTGAAGGAGAAAGGAACTGAGGTCAAAGTGCTGGTATTTCGTGAGGACAATCACGCAATTGATAG AGATTTCATACATTCCTCCACTCTCACTTgcaagaagaagatgaagtga
- the LOC107760206 gene encoding acylamino-acid-releasing enzyme isoform X3, translated as MENADSSPLKRFPLGLDETTEEEYASQSTLLQDFASIPTIDKAWTFTSTSGSQCMFSVSQPNLLANKNRKYILSSHISKGSTNDVSFQWDAFPIETSSGSIMVPSPSGSKLLVVRNPENDSPTKFEIWGPSRVEKEFHVPLSAHGSVYSDGWFEGISWNDDENFIAYVAEEPAPSKSVFTHLGYKKGNSTDKECGSWKGQGDWEEDWGETYPGKREPAIFVIDVNSGEVHPVEGTRKLSVGQVVWAPASGGLQQYLVFVGWPSDTRKLGIKYCYNRPCALYAVRSPFSKSEDHKSGTNASEEAFPVKLTQRISSAFFPRFSPDGKALVFLSAKSSVDSWVHSATQSLHRIAWSLDVKPSPDADIVDVVPVVMCPEDGCFPGLYCFNLLTKPWLSDGYTMILSSVWGSTEVILSVNVLSGKVSSISPENSNFSWSVLALDGNNIVAVCSSPTDVPEIKYGSLVVKSSAEASWSWLDISSPIYRCSEKVISLLSSRQFSIIKIPVRDDSGNLTKGAGNPYEAIFVSSKSKSHNLCDPLIVVLHGGPHFISLSSFSKSLAFLSSIGYSLLIVNYRGSLGFGEEALQSLPGKIGSQDVNDVLAAIDHVVNMGLADPAKIAVLGGSHGGFLTTHLIGQAPDKFAAAATRNPVCSLPLMVGTADIPDWCYAETFGKQGKSMYTEAPSSEHLAVFHSKSPISHISKVKTPILFLLGAKDLRVPICTGLQYARALKEKGTEVKVLVFREDNHAIDRPQSDFESFLNIGVWFKKHCK; from the exons ATGGAAAATGCTGATTCCAGCCCTCTCAAAAGATTCCCCCTGGGTTTGGATGAAACTACTGAAGAAGAATACGCTTCTCAGTCTACTTTGCTCCAAGATTTTGCTAGCATCCCTACCATTGACAAGGCATGGACTTTCACATCTACCAGTG GTTCCCAGTGTATGTTCTCAGTTAGCCAGCCAAATCTCCTTGCCAACAAAAACAGGAAATACATATTATCTAGTCATATTTCGAAGGGAAGTACAAATGATGTAAGCTTTCAATGGGATGCCTTCCCTATTGAGACGTCTAGTGGGTCGATAATGGTTCCATCACCTTCAGGTTCAAAGCTTCTTGTTGTTAGAAATCCTGAAAATGATTCTCCAACCAAATTCGAGATTTGGGGTCCATCTCGAGTCGAGAAGGAGTTCCATGTCCCGCTCTCTGCCCATGGCTCGGTGTATTCGGATGGATG GTTTGAGGGAATTTCTTGGAATGATGATGAGAACTTTATTGCATACGTTGCTGAGGAGCCGGCTCCCTCTAAGTCAGTGTTTACTCATTTAGGGTACAAGAAAGGGAATTCTACAGATAAGGAATGTGGTAGCTGGAAAGGTCAAGGTGATTGGGAAGAGGATTGGGGGGAAACTTACCCTGGAAAAAGAGAACCTGCTATTTTCGTTATCGATGTTAACAG TGGAGAAGTACATCCTGTTGAAGGAACAAGGAAGCTTAGTGTTGGACAAGTTGTGTGGGCTCCAGCTTCTGGAGGCTTGCAACAATATCTGGTTTTTGTTGGGTGGCCATCAGATACTAGAAAGTTGGGCATTAAGTATTGCTATAATAGGCCGTGTGCCTTGTACGCGGTTAGATCTCCATTTTCAAAATCAGAAGATCACAAATCTGG AACTAATGCAAGTGAAGAAGCATTTCCTGTTAAGCTGACACAAAGAATAAGTAGTGCATTCTTTCCTCGTTTCAG CCCAGATGGAAAGGCCCTTGTGTTTCTGTCTGCAAAAAGCTCCGTAGACTCTTGGGTACATTCTGCAACTCAATCACTTCATAGAATTGCTTGGTCGCTAGATGTAAAGCCAAGTCCAGATGCTGATATTGTTGATGTG GTTCCTGTTGTGATGTGCCCTGAAGACGGCTGTTTCCCTGGCCTTTACTGTTTTAATCTTCTAACTAAACCTTGGCTTTCTGATGGATAtaccatgattttatcttctgtCTGGGGAAGCACTGAAGTTATACTTTCAGTGAATGTGTTGAG TGGAAAGGTGTCAAGCATTAGCCCAGAAAATTCGAACTTTTCTTGGAGCGTGCTTGCACTAGATGGCAATAACATAGTTGCTG TCTGTAGCAGTCCCACTGATGTTCCTGAAATCAAGTACGGTAGCCTTGTCGTAAAATCATCTGCGGAGGCCTCATGGAGTTGGCTAGATATTTCAAGTCCCATATATAGATGCTCTGAAAAG GTTATTTCTCTGCTGTCATCCCGCCAATTTAGTATTATTAAAATTCCAGTCAGAGATGACTCCGGGAACCTTACAAAAG GTGCCGGCAACCCATATGAGGCTATCTTCGTATCCTCCAAGTCTAAGAGCCATAATCTGTGCGATCCGCTAATCGTTGTCCTTCATGGGGGTCCCCACTTCATTTCATTGTCAAGCTTCTCCAAGTCCTTAGCTTTCCTTTCCTCAATTGGTTATAGCTTGTTGATTGTTAATTATAG AGGCTCCTTGGGATTTGGTGAAGAAGCACTGCAATCTCTTCCAGGGAAAATTGGATCACAA GATGTTAATGATGTGCTAGCTGCTATAGATCATGTCGTTAATATGGGACTCGCAGATCCAGCTAAAATAGCTGTGCTTGGTGGTTCCCATGGTGGATTCTTGACAACGCACTTGATCGGCCAG GCGCCAGATAAATTTGCTGCAGCAGCTACAAGGAATCCCGTTTGCAGCCTCCCGTTGATGGTTGGTACAGCTGATATCCCTGATTGGTGCTATGCGGAGACATTTGGAAAACAGGGAAAATCGATGTATACTGAAGCTCCTTCATCTGAACACCTTGCTGTCTTTCACAGCAAATCACCGATATCACACATCTCCAAG GTCAAAACTCCTATACTCTTCCTGTTAGGTGCCAAGGACCTCCGTGTACCAATATGTACAGGATTGCAA TATGCACGTGCATTGAAGGAGAAAGGAACTGAGGTCAAAGTGCTGGTATTTCGTGAGGACAATCACGCAATTGATAG ACCACAGTCTGATTTTGAAAGCTTTCTTAATATTGGAGTGTGGTTTAAGAAGCATTGCAAATAG
- the LOC107760206 gene encoding acylamino-acid-releasing enzyme isoform X1: MGLLPKYQLPIDFRLMQGLNRQEEMAKGAQAPEDKRRLSSCSAMENADSSPLKRFPLGLDETTEEEYASQSTLLQDFASIPTIDKAWTFTSTSGSQCMFSVSQPNLLANKNRKYILSSHISKGSTNDVSFQWDAFPIETSSGSIMVPSPSGSKLLVVRNPENDSPTKFEIWGPSRVEKEFHVPLSAHGSVYSDGWFEGISWNDDENFIAYVAEEPAPSKSVFTHLGYKKGNSTDKECGSWKGQGDWEEDWGETYPGKREPAIFVIDVNSGEVHPVEGTRKLSVGQVVWAPASGGLQQYLVFVGWPSDTRKLGIKYCYNRPCALYAVRSPFSKSEDHKSGTNASEEAFPVKLTQRISSAFFPRFSPDGKALVFLSAKSSVDSWVHSATQSLHRIAWSLDVKPSPDADIVDVVPVVMCPEDGCFPGLYCFNLLTKPWLSDGYTMILSSVWGSTEVILSVNVLSGKVSSISPENSNFSWSVLALDGNNIVAVCSSPTDVPEIKYGSLVVKSSAEASWSWLDISSPIYRCSEKVISLLSSRQFSIIKIPVRDDSGNLTKGAGNPYEAIFVSSKSKSHNLCDPLIVVLHGGPHFISLSSFSKSLAFLSSIGYSLLIVNYRGSLGFGEEALQSLPGKIGSQDVNDVLAAIDHVVNMGLADPAKIAVLGGSHGGFLTTHLIGQAPDKFAAAATRNPVCSLPLMVGTADIPDWCYAETFGKQGKSMYTEAPSSEHLAVFHSKSPISHISKVKTPILFLLGAKDLRVPICTGLQYARALKEKGTEVKVLVFREDNHAIDRPQSDFESFLNIGVWFKKHCK, from the exons ATGGGGCTTCTTCCTAAATATCAATTACCAATAGATTTCAGACTGATGCAAGGCTTGAATAGACAGGAAGAGATGGCTAAAGGAGCCCAAGCCCCGGAAGACAA ACGACGTTTGTCCTCTTGCTCGGCAATGGAAAATGCTGATTCCAGCCCTCTCAAAAGATTCCCCCTGGGTTTGGATGAAACTACTGAAGAAGAATACGCTTCTCAGTCTACTTTGCTCCAAGATTTTGCTAGCATCCCTACCATTGACAAGGCATGGACTTTCACATCTACCAGTG GTTCCCAGTGTATGTTCTCAGTTAGCCAGCCAAATCTCCTTGCCAACAAAAACAGGAAATACATATTATCTAGTCATATTTCGAAGGGAAGTACAAATGATGTAAGCTTTCAATGGGATGCCTTCCCTATTGAGACGTCTAGTGGGTCGATAATGGTTCCATCACCTTCAGGTTCAAAGCTTCTTGTTGTTAGAAATCCTGAAAATGATTCTCCAACCAAATTCGAGATTTGGGGTCCATCTCGAGTCGAGAAGGAGTTCCATGTCCCGCTCTCTGCCCATGGCTCGGTGTATTCGGATGGATG GTTTGAGGGAATTTCTTGGAATGATGATGAGAACTTTATTGCATACGTTGCTGAGGAGCCGGCTCCCTCTAAGTCAGTGTTTACTCATTTAGGGTACAAGAAAGGGAATTCTACAGATAAGGAATGTGGTAGCTGGAAAGGTCAAGGTGATTGGGAAGAGGATTGGGGGGAAACTTACCCTGGAAAAAGAGAACCTGCTATTTTCGTTATCGATGTTAACAG TGGAGAAGTACATCCTGTTGAAGGAACAAGGAAGCTTAGTGTTGGACAAGTTGTGTGGGCTCCAGCTTCTGGAGGCTTGCAACAATATCTGGTTTTTGTTGGGTGGCCATCAGATACTAGAAAGTTGGGCATTAAGTATTGCTATAATAGGCCGTGTGCCTTGTACGCGGTTAGATCTCCATTTTCAAAATCAGAAGATCACAAATCTGG AACTAATGCAAGTGAAGAAGCATTTCCTGTTAAGCTGACACAAAGAATAAGTAGTGCATTCTTTCCTCGTTTCAG CCCAGATGGAAAGGCCCTTGTGTTTCTGTCTGCAAAAAGCTCCGTAGACTCTTGGGTACATTCTGCAACTCAATCACTTCATAGAATTGCTTGGTCGCTAGATGTAAAGCCAAGTCCAGATGCTGATATTGTTGATGTG GTTCCTGTTGTGATGTGCCCTGAAGACGGCTGTTTCCCTGGCCTTTACTGTTTTAATCTTCTAACTAAACCTTGGCTTTCTGATGGATAtaccatgattttatcttctgtCTGGGGAAGCACTGAAGTTATACTTTCAGTGAATGTGTTGAG TGGAAAGGTGTCAAGCATTAGCCCAGAAAATTCGAACTTTTCTTGGAGCGTGCTTGCACTAGATGGCAATAACATAGTTGCTG TCTGTAGCAGTCCCACTGATGTTCCTGAAATCAAGTACGGTAGCCTTGTCGTAAAATCATCTGCGGAGGCCTCATGGAGTTGGCTAGATATTTCAAGTCCCATATATAGATGCTCTGAAAAG GTTATTTCTCTGCTGTCATCCCGCCAATTTAGTATTATTAAAATTCCAGTCAGAGATGACTCCGGGAACCTTACAAAAG GTGCCGGCAACCCATATGAGGCTATCTTCGTATCCTCCAAGTCTAAGAGCCATAATCTGTGCGATCCGCTAATCGTTGTCCTTCATGGGGGTCCCCACTTCATTTCATTGTCAAGCTTCTCCAAGTCCTTAGCTTTCCTTTCCTCAATTGGTTATAGCTTGTTGATTGTTAATTATAG AGGCTCCTTGGGATTTGGTGAAGAAGCACTGCAATCTCTTCCAGGGAAAATTGGATCACAA GATGTTAATGATGTGCTAGCTGCTATAGATCATGTCGTTAATATGGGACTCGCAGATCCAGCTAAAATAGCTGTGCTTGGTGGTTCCCATGGTGGATTCTTGACAACGCACTTGATCGGCCAG GCGCCAGATAAATTTGCTGCAGCAGCTACAAGGAATCCCGTTTGCAGCCTCCCGTTGATGGTTGGTACAGCTGATATCCCTGATTGGTGCTATGCGGAGACATTTGGAAAACAGGGAAAATCGATGTATACTGAAGCTCCTTCATCTGAACACCTTGCTGTCTTTCACAGCAAATCACCGATATCACACATCTCCAAG GTCAAAACTCCTATACTCTTCCTGTTAGGTGCCAAGGACCTCCGTGTACCAATATGTACAGGATTGCAA TATGCACGTGCATTGAAGGAGAAAGGAACTGAGGTCAAAGTGCTGGTATTTCGTGAGGACAATCACGCAATTGATAG ACCACAGTCTGATTTTGAAAGCTTTCTTAATATTGGAGTGTGGTTTAAGAAGCATTGCAAATAG
- the LOC107760205 gene encoding NAD(P)H-quinone oxidoreductase subunit N, chloroplastic yields the protein MATAASTLSYAFSSRFLIKNNGSFRHRPNVTLSTEEQPCSSSACYQGAILSYGLQKQRVQLNSTSKTMTMRRLGRQKKAVVRCNIELEDFIGGDLIKLDLGQWLSDVEEHKALAIYSPHEGGYEGRYLTRLKYQGYHFLDLSARGLGDPETTLTKFHPVCPAHVGKQPIARWYFPPEVDYRLSLLPPNAKGLVVWIIEAKVLSKAELQFLALLPSLRPKVKVIAECGNWRKFMWKPLKEIAGLSQS from the exons ATGGCAACTGCTGCCTCAACTCTCTCCTATGCCTTCAGCAGCAGGTTCTTGATCAAGAATAATGGCTCTTTTCGCCACCGTCCAAATGTCACATTATCCACTGAGGAGCAACCATGTTCCTCTTCAG CCTGCTATCAAGGGGCAATACTGTCTTACGGTCTGCAGAAGCAACGAGTACAGTTAAATAGCACGTCGAAGACTATGACAATGAGAAGACTTGGAAGACAAAAGAAAGCAGTAGTTAGATGTAACATTGAACTTGAGGACTTCATAGGTGGAGATCTCATTAAGTTGGATTTAGGTCAATGGTTATCTGATGTTGAAGAACACAAAGCCTTAGCAATTTATTCTCCACACGAAGGTGGTTATGAAGGGCGCTACCTTACACGTCTTAAATACCAAGGATATCATTTCTTGGATCTTTCTGCTCGTGGCCTCGGTGATCCTGAAACCACTCTTACTAAGTTTCACCCTGTCTGCCCT GCGCATGTTGGGAAGCAACCAATAGCTAGATGGTATTTTCCTCCAGAAGTTGATTATAGGCTTTCTCTACTTCCTCCAAATGCCAAAGGACTAGTGGTTTGGATAATCGAAGCCAAG GTATTATCAAAGGCAGAGCTGCAGTTTCTTGCTTTACTTCCTTCGCTTCGTCCTAAAGTAAAGGTCATCGCAGAGTGTGGTAACTG GAGAAAGTTCATGTGGAAGCCACTCAAGGAAATTGCAGGCTTATCTCAATCATAG